One window of Chamaesiphon minutus PCC 6605 genomic DNA carries:
- a CDS encoding argininosuccinate synthase translates to MGRAKKVVLAYSGGVDTSVCIPYLKQEWGVEEVITLAADLGQGDELEPIRQKALNSGASVSLVANATERFIADYAFPALKANALYENRYPLSTALARPLIAKLLVEAAEEYGADAVAHGCTGKGNDQVRFDVSIAALNPNLKVLAPAREWGMSREQTIAYGEKCGIPSPVKKSSPYSVDLNLLGRSIEAGPLEDPWVEPLEEVYALTKAIENTPNEPEYIEIGFDRGSPVSIDGEALNPVSLITKLNQLVGNHGIGRIDMVENRLVGIKSREIYEVPALSVLIQAHRELESLTLTGDVTQYKRGIEETYSKIVYNGLWYSPLKAALDAFIEQTQARVSGTIRIKLFKGNATMVGRKSDYSLYDMDLATYGEDDLFDHKAAEGFIYVWGLPTRVWSQRNR, encoded by the coding sequence ATGGGTCGTGCTAAAAAAGTTGTGCTTGCTTATTCTGGTGGGGTAGACACATCTGTGTGTATTCCCTATCTCAAACAAGAGTGGGGGGTCGAAGAAGTAATTACCCTTGCCGCAGATTTGGGACAGGGAGATGAATTAGAACCGATTCGCCAAAAAGCTTTAAATTCTGGTGCGAGCGTGTCGCTGGTTGCCAATGCGACAGAACGTTTTATCGCCGATTATGCGTTTCCCGCACTCAAGGCAAATGCTCTCTACGAAAATCGCTATCCACTTTCGACAGCTCTAGCGCGTCCCTTGATTGCTAAATTGCTAGTTGAAGCCGCTGAAGAATATGGTGCCGATGCCGTGGCTCACGGTTGTACGGGCAAAGGTAATGACCAAGTGCGATTTGACGTATCCATCGCCGCTCTCAATCCTAATTTAAAAGTGCTAGCCCCGGCCCGGGAATGGGGGATGAGCCGCGAACAAACGATTGCGTATGGCGAAAAATGCGGGATTCCATCACCCGTGAAAAAATCTTCACCCTACAGTGTGGATCTTAATTTATTGGGTCGTAGTATCGAAGCTGGGCCGCTCGAAGACCCTTGGGTAGAACCCCTAGAAGAAGTTTACGCCCTCACCAAAGCGATCGAGAATACGCCTAACGAACCAGAATACATCGAAATTGGCTTCGATCGGGGTAGTCCAGTTAGTATCGATGGTGAAGCTCTAAATCCCGTAAGTCTGATTACCAAATTGAATCAACTAGTCGGCAATCACGGTATTGGCCGCATCGACATGGTAGAAAATCGGCTCGTCGGTATCAAATCGCGAGAAATCTATGAAGTTCCCGCCTTATCCGTGCTGATCCAAGCACACCGAGAGCTAGAGAGTCTTACCCTCACTGGCGATGTCACCCAATACAAACGGGGGATTGAAGAGACTTACAGCAAAATTGTTTACAACGGTCTGTGGTATTCGCCCCTTAAAGCTGCCTTAGATGCCTTTATCGAGCAAACCCAAGCCAGAGTTTCTGGAACCATCCGGATTAAGCTATTTAAGGGCAATGCAACGATGGTCGGACGGAAGTCAGATTACAGTCTCTACGATATGGACTTAGCTACCTACGGCGAAGACGATCTCTTCGACCACAAAGCGGCTGAAGGCTTTATCTATGTCTGGGGTCTACCGACACGAGTCTGGTCACAGCGGAACAGATAG
- the psbA gene encoding photosystem II q(b) protein, whose translation MTTTLQRRESANVWERFCSWITSTENRIYVGWFGVLMVPTLLSATICFIIAFIAAPPVDIDGIREPVAGSLMFGNNIISGAVIPSSNAIGLHFYPIWEAASLDEWLYNGGPYQLVVFHFLIGVFCYMGREWELSYRLGMRPWICVAYSAPVAAATAVFLIYPIGQGSFSDGMPLGISGTFNFMIVFQAEHNILMHPFHMLGVAGVFGGSLFSAMHGSLVTSSLVRETTEVESQNYGYKFGQEEETYNIVAAHGYFGRLIFQYASFNNSRSLHFFLGAWPVVGIWFTSLGVSTMAFNLNGFNFNQSVVDSQGRGINTWADIINRANLGMEVMHERNAHNFPLDLAAGEATPVALTAPSING comes from the coding sequence ATGACCACTACCTTACAACGTCGCGAAAGCGCAAATGTATGGGAACGTTTTTGTAGCTGGATCACATCCACCGAAAACCGCATTTATGTTGGTTGGTTCGGTGTACTGATGGTTCCTACATTACTTTCCGCAACTATCTGTTTCATCATCGCTTTCATCGCTGCTCCTCCTGTAGACATCGATGGTATTCGCGAACCAGTTGCTGGTTCCTTGATGTTCGGTAACAACATCATTTCTGGTGCTGTTATTCCTTCTTCCAACGCAATCGGTCTTCACTTCTACCCCATCTGGGAAGCTGCTTCCCTCGATGAGTGGTTGTACAACGGTGGTCCTTACCAACTCGTAGTATTCCACTTCTTGATCGGTGTATTCTGCTACATGGGTCGTGAGTGGGAACTTTCCTACCGTTTAGGTATGCGTCCTTGGATCTGTGTTGCTTACTCTGCACCTGTTGCAGCAGCAACCGCAGTATTCTTAATCTACCCCATCGGTCAAGGTTCGTTCTCTGACGGTATGCCTTTAGGTATCTCCGGTACGTTCAACTTCATGATCGTCTTCCAAGCAGAGCACAACATCTTAATGCACCCCTTCCACATGCTCGGCGTAGCAGGTGTCTTCGGTGGTAGCTTGTTCTCCGCAATGCACGGTTCCTTGGTAACTTCCTCCTTAGTTCGGGAAACAACTGAAGTTGAAAGCCAAAACTACGGATACAAATTCGGACAAGAAGAAGAAACATACAACATCGTCGCAGCACACGGCTACTTCGGTCGGTTAATCTTCCAATACGCTTCCTTCAACAACTCCCGTTCCTTGCACTTCTTCTTAGGTGCATGGCCTGTAGTTGGAATCTGGTTCACCTCCTTGGGTGTAAGCACCATGGCGTTCAACCTCAACGGTTTCAACTTCAACCAATCTGTAGTTGACTCACAAGGTCGTGGCATCAACACTTGGGCAGACATCATCAACCGCGCTAACTTGGGTATGGAAGTAATGCACGAGCGTAATGCTCACAACTTCCCGCTCGACTTGGCTGCTGGTGAAGCTACTCCTGTTGCTTTGACTGCTCCTTCCATCAACGGTTAA
- a CDS encoding photosystem II manganese-stabilizing polypeptide, whose translation MKFRGLVAALLAICIGLLTACSDAPVSATTVLTYEDIRGTGLANNCPVIDDTSRGAIPLDAAKTYQFVDMCIQPTNYFVKEEPQNKRQEAEFVAGKLVTRATSSLDQIRGTVSLSDDRTLTFKEEDGIDFQAITVKMPGGELVPFLFTVKELTASSQPGVESINTSTDFAGEYKVPSYRGSVFLDPKGRGVASGYDNANALQAEAKSREGDRKNTKRAQTGKGKINFEVAKVNSATGEIAGIFESEQPSDTDLGALDPKEVKIRGLFYARLEAKS comes from the coding sequence ATGAAATTTCGCGGATTAGTCGCCGCTCTCCTAGCCATCTGTATTGGCTTGTTGACGGCTTGCAGTGATGCGCCCGTATCGGCAACAACTGTACTTACTTATGAAGATATTCGGGGCACGGGGCTGGCTAACAATTGTCCTGTCATCGACGACACTAGCCGAGGAGCCATTCCGCTGGATGCAGCCAAGACTTACCAGTTTGTGGATATGTGCATCCAACCCACCAATTACTTTGTTAAAGAAGAACCTCAAAACAAACGTCAAGAAGCAGAATTTGTAGCTGGTAAGCTAGTCACCCGCGCGACTTCTAGTCTCGACCAGATTAGAGGTACGGTGTCTTTGTCTGACGATCGCACCCTGACTTTCAAAGAAGAGGACGGAATTGACTTCCAAGCTATCACAGTCAAGATGCCTGGGGGAGAGCTAGTACCTTTCTTGTTTACCGTTAAAGAGTTAACTGCAAGTAGTCAACCTGGAGTCGAAAGTATCAATACTTCAACTGATTTCGCAGGCGAGTACAAAGTGCCCTCCTATCGCGGTTCGGTGTTCCTCGATCCTAAAGGTCGCGGTGTTGCCAGTGGTTACGACAACGCCAACGCTCTTCAAGCCGAAGCCAAAAGCCGTGAAGGCGATCGCAAAAATACCAAACGCGCTCAGACTGGAAAAGGTAAAATCAACTTTGAAGTTGCCAAGGTCAACAGTGCCACTGGCGAAATCGCCGGGATTTTTGAAAGCGAACAACCTTCCGATACCGACTTAGGTGCTCTAGATCCTAAGGAAGTCAAAATTCGCGGTCTATTCTACGCTCGTTTAGAAGCTAAATCTTAA
- a CDS encoding tetratricopeptide repeat protein, giving the protein MIALLQIEMTLKNENMHDHLNDQPDIPIDSHPELQQYPQTAREYYNRGRSRDLGGDREGALADYNCTIQLDPNYAKAYVNRGLLRDRLGDRQGALADYDRAIQLDERSTISYYNRGNVRYRLEDLHGALVDYDRAIELDNTRAKIYYNRGIVRVYLGDRQGGIEDLQTAANLFRQQDRDWDYQRTLDKIQEL; this is encoded by the coding sequence ATGATTGCGTTGCTACAGATTGAGATGACATTGAAAAATGAAAATATGCACGACCACCTAAATGACCAACCAGACATTCCGATCGATTCTCATCCAGAGCTGCAACAATATCCTCAAACTGCCCGTGAGTACTACAATCGTGGTCGTTCTCGCGATCTGGGCGGCGATCGCGAGGGTGCGCTGGCCGATTATAATTGCACGATTCAACTCGATCCTAATTATGCCAAAGCTTATGTCAATCGCGGATTGTTGCGCGATCGATTGGGTGACAGGCAAGGTGCATTAGCTGATTACGATCGAGCCATCCAGCTCGACGAGCGCAGTACGATTAGTTATTATAATCGCGGTAATGTTCGTTATCGCTTAGAGGATCTTCATGGTGCTTTAGTCGATTACGATCGGGCGATCGAATTAGATAACACGCGGGCAAAAATTTATTATAATCGTGGGATCGTGCGCGTTTATTTGGGCGATCGGCAAGGTGGGATCGAAGATCTTCAAACCGCCGCCAACCTTTTTCGCCAGCAAGATCGCGACTGGGATTATCAACGCACGCTCGACAAAATTCAGGAACTATAA
- a CDS encoding aspartate ammonia-lyase, with product MTNLDDCRIERDSMGERQIPASAYYGIQTLRAIENFPISGLKPLATYVDACVLIKKAAAIANGSLGCIDPAVSEAIITAADEILQGNLREQFVVDVYQAGAGTSHHMNVNEVLANRALELLGDIKGNYQRVNPNDHVNYGQSTNDVIPTAIRVGGLLALKHTLNPALESAIAALDKKAVEFQSIVKSGRTHMQDAVPVRLGDTFGAFAQILRDHHARIASAASDLTKLGLGGSAVGTGLNTHPEYRSTVARILGELIGQPLTVAPHLMAAMQSMAPFVNVSGSLRNLAADLVKISHDLRLMDSGPKTGFKEIQLPPVQPGSSIMPGKYNPVMAEMISMVCFQVMGFDRSIEMAAQAGQLELNVMMPLIAYDLIHSIEILGNAIHALTDQCIVGITANPERCRNYAEGSLALVTALNTHIGYLNAANVAKESLATGKSLRQIILEQGLMEPELLAQVLDLEGMSELPQSD from the coding sequence ATTAGCGGCTTAAAGCCACTGGCGACATATGTCGATGCGTGTGTGTTAATCAAAAAAGCCGCCGCGATTGCTAATGGTAGCTTGGGTTGTATCGATCCCGCAGTCAGTGAAGCTATTATCACAGCCGCTGACGAAATCTTGCAAGGCAATTTACGCGAGCAATTTGTCGTAGATGTTTATCAAGCTGGCGCGGGAACTTCCCACCATATGAATGTCAACGAAGTCTTAGCCAACCGCGCGCTGGAACTCTTGGGCGACATTAAGGGCAATTATCAGCGCGTCAATCCCAACGACCATGTGAATTACGGTCAATCTACAAATGATGTAATCCCTACCGCCATTCGCGTAGGGGGATTGCTCGCCCTGAAGCACACCTTAAATCCCGCACTAGAGAGCGCGATCGCCGCATTGGACAAAAAAGCGGTAGAATTCCAATCGATCGTCAAATCGGGGCGGACGCACATGCAAGATGCCGTCCCGGTGCGACTGGGCGATACATTTGGTGCATTCGCGCAGATATTACGCGACCATCACGCCAGAATTGCCAGTGCAGCCAGCGACCTCACGAAATTAGGTTTGGGTGGTAGTGCTGTCGGTACGGGATTAAATACTCATCCCGAATATCGATCGACTGTAGCGCGGATTTTGGGAGAATTAATCGGTCAACCCCTAACCGTCGCGCCACATTTGATGGCTGCGATGCAGAGTATGGCACCATTTGTAAATGTGTCTGGCAGCCTGCGCAATCTCGCCGCAGACCTAGTGAAAATCTCCCACGACCTGCGATTGATGGATTCTGGCCCCAAGACAGGCTTTAAAGAAATTCAGCTCCCTCCCGTCCAACCTGGCTCGTCAATTATGCCTGGAAAGTACAATCCCGTCATGGCAGAAATGATCTCGATGGTTTGTTTTCAGGTGATGGGATTCGATCGATCGATCGAAATGGCTGCCCAAGCTGGACAATTAGAATTAAATGTGATGATGCCCCTCATTGCCTACGATCTGATTCACAGTATCGAGATCTTAGGGAATGCAATTCACGCATTAACCGACCAATGTATCGTTGGGATAACAGCCAATCCCGAACGTTGTCGTAACTATGCCGAAGGCAGTTTGGCATTGGTAACCGCACTCAATACGCATATCGGTTATCTCAACGCCGCCAACGTCGCCAAAGAATCTCTAGCCACAGGTAAATCTCTCCGTCAAATCATCTTAGAGCAAGGATTGATGGAACCAGAGTTATTAGCCCAAGTTCTGGATCTAGAAGGCATGAGCGAGTTACCCCAATCAGACTAG
- a CDS encoding DUF3386 domain-containing protein encodes MTETRSARDLFQAAYENRYTWEPNFPGYTATVEFKHGDLVLTGTVAVKANLSAEVAGIDDEEARKAILGQLNEVAIHRVRRTFESTHGKNTFSYGETDATGAVEILMGGKSEGDRYKLRNNEVCHVHRHIHGIVVTIDTFSSHDTGAGYLSHRYDSVYADPQTGEVKGGKIVFEDNYQKVGNYQILSQRIIQAEENGQPTTTEFNFTNIELLPDRVEAVAATV; translated from the coding sequence ATGACAGAAACACGATCGGCACGAGACCTATTTCAGGCAGCTTACGAAAATCGCTATACATGGGAGCCGAATTTTCCTGGCTACACTGCCACAGTAGAATTTAAGCATGGCGATCTAGTCTTGACTGGCACAGTTGCCGTCAAAGCAAATCTGAGTGCTGAGGTCGCGGGGATCGACGATGAAGAAGCTCGCAAAGCCATTCTCGGACAGCTCAACGAAGTTGCCATCCATCGCGTGCGCCGCACTTTTGAATCAACTCATGGCAAAAACACTTTTTCCTATGGCGAAACCGACGCTACAGGTGCAGTAGAAATTCTCATGGGTGGTAAATCTGAAGGCGATCGGTACAAACTCCGTAATAATGAAGTCTGTCACGTTCACCGTCACATTCACGGTATCGTCGTGACGATCGATACCTTCAGCAGTCACGATACTGGTGCTGGCTATCTATCTCATCGCTACGACTCGGTTTATGCCGATCCGCAAACGGGAGAAGTCAAAGGCGGTAAGATCGTCTTTGAAGACAACTATCAAAAAGTCGGCAACTACCAAATTCTCAGTCAGCGAATCATTCAAGCTGAAGAAAATGGGCAGCCTACTACTACTGAGTTTAACTTCACCAATATCGAGCTATTACCCGATCGAGTCGAAGCTGTAGCCGCAACAGTCTAG
- a CDS encoding histidine triad nucleotide-binding protein: MTETIFSKIIRKEIPADIVYEDDLVMAFRDVNPQAPVHILIIPKRPIVSMADATPEDTELLGYLLLTVARVAAQEGLKEGYRIVINTGKDGGQTVFHLHLHLLGQRMMTWPPG, encoded by the coding sequence ATGACCGAAACTATTTTCAGTAAAATCATTCGTAAAGAAATTCCGGCAGATATCGTCTATGAAGACGATCTGGTAATGGCTTTCCGCGACGTCAATCCGCAAGCACCCGTTCATATTCTAATTATCCCCAAACGTCCGATCGTGTCGATGGCCGATGCGACCCCTGAGGATACCGAACTTTTAGGTTATCTTTTGTTAACAGTTGCGAGAGTAGCTGCTCAGGAAGGTTTGAAAGAAGGTTACCGAATTGTTATCAATACTGGCAAAGATGGCGGTCAGACAGTATTTCACTTACATCTGCACTTATTAGGTCAACGTATGATGACTTGGCCGCCCGGTTGA
- a CDS encoding Ycf66 family protein: protein MLAYILAVLVGTGSVGLYAAAFLLPEIHRKNDFIWSGVGLFYALFLWLYAHQVTGGILVGQTSSVVLMGWFAWQIVKMRRQLVAVERQASITSTAKTAEPEANRSSVPKAAKPPAKTATSTKSTPPSVPPAKSPGASVAANTTAPATIPSRQSKPPAPNQIPLSEVKIPPARQPVVTEATKVPPQSVVSPPQPPAKQSVATPPSNLSTSTSQNPAAKPDSGSNIQPTTPTAPKSEPVVNTQPTTLAAKPDSGSNIQPTTPTVTKSEPAANLQSTTPEQPEDEAWIQLELKPSSPKPLGGAVKPPTPAPSTPEPLPSSPLIPETVAKNTPTDATQTTVKVEDRKPDRD from the coding sequence ATGCTGGCATATATCTTAGCTGTCTTGGTGGGTACGGGTAGCGTCGGTTTGTACGCCGCAGCCTTCTTATTGCCGGAAATCCATCGCAAAAATGATTTTATTTGGAGTGGAGTCGGCCTTTTTTACGCTCTGTTCTTATGGCTGTATGCACATCAAGTCACAGGGGGCATCTTAGTCGGACAGACTTCCAGTGTTGTATTGATGGGATGGTTTGCATGGCAAATAGTCAAAATGCGCCGCCAATTAGTAGCCGTCGAGCGGCAAGCTTCAATTACCAGCACGGCTAAAACCGCCGAGCCAGAGGCCAATCGATCTTCGGTGCCCAAAGCAGCTAAACCTCCTGCCAAAACAGCAACTTCTACCAAATCTACTCCCCCCAGCGTCCCGCCTGCAAAATCTCCTGGAGCGAGCGTCGCTGCTAATACCACCGCACCAGCAACCATTCCATCGCGTCAGAGCAAGCCACCCGCACCAAACCAGATCCCACTCTCTGAAGTAAAAATTCCGCCAGCTCGACAGCCTGTCGTCACTGAAGCAACCAAAGTACCGCCGCAATCAGTTGTATCGCCGCCTCAACCCCCTGCTAAACAGTCAGTTGCCACACCGCCGAGCAATCTCTCTACAAGTACCTCACAGAATCCAGCAGCAAAACCCGATTCTGGTTCCAATATTCAACCGACGACTCCAACAGCACCCAAATCCGAGCCTGTCGTAAATACTCAACCAACAACTCTAGCCGCCAAACCTGATTCTGGTTCCAATATTCAACCGACGACTCCAACAGTAACCAAATCCGAACCTGCTGCAAATCTTCAATCAACAACTCCAGAGCAGCCTGAGGATGAAGCCTGGATTCAATTAGAACTCAAACCATCTTCGCCCAAACCCCTCGGCGGCGCAGTGAAGCCGCCGACACCCGCGCCTAGCACTCCAGAACCACTGCCATCATCGCCACTCATCCCAGAAACCGTCGCCAAAAATACCCCAACTGACGCCACCCAAACTACAGTCAAAGTTGAAGATCGAAAGCCAGATCGAGACTAA
- a CDS encoding ATP phosphoribosyltransferase regulatory subunit — protein MTDPHPNNSLAEPSELPTPRYSRAETGPTNFYAPGARDLLPLDVAQKRWVEKGIQDVFHRWGYHRIITSTLERLETLTAGGAVDRDSVIQIPAIDGGTLGLRPELTASIARAAVARMGDIYPQRLYYNTNVFLKSDPEHHGRQHEFYQAGIELLGVGGIRADVEAILLMIDCLTSLAVPNWQIILGEAGLSRALLTQFPSEFQTQIRRCVAHLDRVTLEQLPLTPQQQELALCLIDLRGNPALVLTQLAKLELDARSQATIAHLQMVVELLATTTNAQIPLILDLSSIQTFDYYTGIVFEAVSITEDRACILGKGGRYDKLLALYHPQGQNFPGIGFALNIEDLQQVLQTNPAMPHYTAKSDWLVVAATPTATAAALSYARQLRSTPELVRVEMYLDDGDLAQIRQIAIDRGTARIAWVSNEEVKVEALGSE, from the coding sequence CTCTCGCCGAACCCAGCGAGCTGCCCACACCACGCTATTCTAGAGCAGAAACTGGGCCGACAAACTTTTACGCGCCCGGTGCTAGGGATCTACTACCTCTCGATGTCGCTCAAAAACGGTGGGTAGAAAAAGGAATTCAAGATGTATTTCATCGCTGGGGATATCACCGGATTATTACTTCCACCCTAGAGCGATTAGAAACCTTGACAGCAGGCGGTGCGGTCGATCGCGACAGCGTGATTCAAATTCCGGCCATCGATGGCGGGACCCTTGGTTTGCGCCCAGAATTAACAGCTTCGATCGCGCGCGCTGCCGTAGCACGGATGGGAGACATTTACCCGCAACGATTGTACTACAACACCAATGTCTTCCTCAAATCCGATCCCGAACATCACGGGCGACAACACGAATTTTATCAAGCTGGCATCGAACTATTAGGCGTTGGTGGCATCCGTGCCGATGTGGAAGCCATCCTCCTGATGATAGACTGCTTGACATCTTTAGCAGTTCCTAATTGGCAGATAATTTTAGGCGAAGCAGGCTTGAGTCGCGCGTTACTCACCCAATTTCCTAGTGAATTTCAGACCCAAATTCGACGGTGTGTGGCACATCTCGATCGCGTTACGCTAGAGCAGCTACCCCTCACACCCCAACAGCAAGAATTAGCCCTTTGCCTGATCGATCTGCGCGGCAATCCCGCACTAGTACTGACACAATTAGCGAAACTAGAACTAGATGCTCGCAGTCAAGCGACAATTGCCCATCTCCAAATGGTAGTTGAATTATTAGCTACTACTACCAACGCTCAGATCCCATTAATTCTCGATCTCAGCTCGATCCAAACTTTTGATTACTATACGGGTATCGTCTTTGAAGCCGTGAGCATCACCGAAGATCGCGCTTGTATTCTCGGTAAAGGCGGACGGTACGACAAATTGCTGGCTTTATATCACCCACAAGGCCAAAACTTCCCTGGCATCGGCTTTGCATTGAATATCGAAGATTTACAGCAAGTCTTACAAACCAACCCCGCCATGCCCCACTACACGGCCAAATCAGACTGGCTAGTAGTCGCCGCGACCCCGACAGCCACCGCCGCCGCACTGAGTTACGCTCGCCAGTTGAGATCGACACCCGAATTGGTACGGGTGGAAATGTATCTCGATGACGGCGATTTAGCTCAAATCCGGCAAATCGCGATCGATCGCGGTACCGCTCGGATTGCTTGGGTAAGCAATGAGGAAGTTAAAGTTGAAGCATTAGGATCGGAGTAG
- a CDS encoding DUF2358 domain-containing protein: protein MDIITTLRQDYAKFPFDQSYEIYAEDVYFKDPLTQFRGLPRYRKTIEFIQKWFEHPHLEMYEIDRVDRLITTRWLLSWNTPLPWHPRIEIPGKSELTLNDADLIISHIDYWDRSPLDVLKQHFKISG from the coding sequence ATGGATATTATTACAACTTTACGTCAAGACTATGCCAAATTTCCGTTCGATCAAAGTTATGAGATTTATGCTGAAGACGTATATTTTAAAGACCCACTGACACAATTTCGTGGATTACCTCGCTATCGGAAAACGATCGAGTTTATCCAGAAATGGTTCGAGCATCCGCACTTAGAAATGTATGAAATCGATCGAGTCGATCGACTAATTACCACGCGCTGGTTGTTAAGCTGGAATACACCCCTACCCTGGCATCCAAGGATCGAAATCCCTGGCAAAAGCGAACTAACACTCAATGATGCAGATTTAATTATCAGTCATATCGACTACTGGGATCGATCGCCCCTAGATGTTTTGAAGCAGCACTTTAAGATTAGTGGATAA